Proteins from a single region of Orcinus orca chromosome 20, mOrcOrc1.1, whole genome shotgun sequence:
- the POLR1G gene encoding DNA-directed RNA polymerase I subunit RPA34 isoform X2 — protein sequence MRPHPFGSTWSAAGPEWLWLLGLRRGSRDGGDHVRRLNGRLVPLSGSRILKGKLAGKRHRYRVLSSSGPQAGGGATLLAPSAEAGGGLTSAPALQGSLRIFEGPQESLTGTLLQPIPANPPPQIPPGLKPRFCAFGGSPPVTGPGSVLALKSLASGKRKKKRHVPEASVPQEAVNEPRALEVDTALGSSEVDVGKKKKKQQLKDLEVTEPLATEPAAEMLEPLGALSPATTKKRKKKPKEVEMVKPEMGVLESEEKTVELELMVKSEPLEETVLSPSKKRKKQTGTEGMEPVEGMIVEPQLQMKMEPQEEAIPLPSSKKKKKEKGYKVMREPGTEVIEPEMKPLELPGEMIEPELPHEVEPQAEAVLASPRKRRKKEKRQNAMMEPGTEVVEPQEELMEPEPQAALASTKKKKKERGHKATEPGTEMTNPQGEMMEPELPHEGQSEAGADPASTKKKKKRGRESWVPETASQEEMPEPLLNPESGEVAPTGQERERKRKKKPQQDPV from the exons ATGAGGCCCCACCCCTTTGGTTCCACGTGGTCGGCGGCGGGGCCTGAGTGGCTCTGGCTGCTAGGTCTGAGGCGTGGGTCCCGGGATGGCGGGGACCACGTCCGGCG CCTCAATGGGCGACTCGTGCCTCTCTCTGGCTCCCGTATCTTGAAGGGCAAGTTGGCAGGCAAGCGGCACCGCTACCGGGTCCTCAGCAGCAGTGGCCCTCAGGCTGGAGGAGGAGCAACCCTGCTGGCCCCGTCAGCAGAGGCGGGAGGGGGACTCACCTCTGCCCCGGCGCTACAGGGCAGCCTGAGGATTTTTGAGGGTCCCCAGGAATCCCTAACAGGGACCCTGCTGCAGCCCATTCCAGCAAATCCCCCACCACAGATCCCCCCTGGCCTGAAGCCTCGGTTCTGTGCCTTTGGAGGCAGCCCACCAGTCACAGGGCCTGGGTCAGTCTTGGCGTTGAAGTCACTGGCTtctgggaagaggaaaaagaagaggcaTGTGccagaggcctcagttcctcaggAGGCAGTGAATGAGCCTAGGGCCCTGGAGGTGGACACAGCGTTGGGGTCCTCAGAGGTGGAcgttgggaagaagaaaaaaaagcagcagctgaAAGACCTGGAGGTGACAGAGCCACTGGCAACAGAGCCTGCCGCTGAGATGTTGGAGCCTCTGGGAGCACTGTCCCCAGCCaccaccaagaagaggaaaaagaagcccAAAGAGGTAGAAATGGTCAAGCCAGAAATGGGGGTGCTGGAGTCAGAAGAAAAGACAGTGGAGCTGGAACTCATGGTTAAAAGTGAGCCTCTGGAAGAGACAGTCCTATCCCCCagcaagaagaggaagaagcagaCGGGGACAGAAGGGATGGAGCCGGTGGAGGGGATGATAGTTGAGCCTCAGCTGCAGATGAAGATGGAGCCACAGGAGGAAGCCATCCCACTGCCGTCCtcgaagaagaagaaaaaagaaaaggggtacAAAGTGATGAGGGAGCCAGGGACTGAGGTTATAGAGCCAGAGATGAAACCTCTGGAGCTCCCAGGGGAGATGATAGAGCCTGAGCTGCCACATGAAGTGGAGCCACAGGCTGAGGCAGTTCTGGCATCccccagaaagagaaggaagaaagaaaaacgaCAGAATGCAATGATGGAGCCAGGGACGGAGGTGGTGGAGCCACAGGAAGAGTTGATGGAGCCCGAGCCTCAGGCAGCTCTAGCATccaccaagaaaaagaagaaagaaagagggcacAAAGCGACAGAGCCAGGGACTGAGATGACTAACCCACAAGGTGAGATGATGGAGCCTGAGCTGCCACATGAGGGGCAGTCTGAGGCCGGGGCCGATCCGGCATCtaccaagaagaagaaaaagcggGGCCGGGAAAGCTGGGTGCCAGAGACAGCATCCCAGGAGGAGATGCCAGAGCCGCTGCTGAATCCCGAGTCTGGGGAGGTGGCTCCCACgggacaggagagggagaggaagaggaagaagaagccgCAGCAGGATCCCGTGTAA
- the POLR1G gene encoding DNA-directed RNA polymerase I subunit RPA34 isoform X1 encodes MAGTTSGGAARFSCPPNFTATPPASEHTHFSLEALTGPDTELWLIQAPVDFAPDCLNGRLVPLSGSRILKGKLAGKRHRYRVLSSSGPQAGGGATLLAPSAEAGGGLTSAPALQGSLRIFEGPQESLTGTLLQPIPANPPPQIPPGLKPRFCAFGGSPPVTGPGSVLALKSLASGKRKKKRHVPEASVPQEAVNEPRALEVDTALGSSEVDVGKKKKKQQLKDLEVTEPLATEPAAEMLEPLGALSPATTKKRKKKPKEVEMVKPEMGVLESEEKTVELELMVKSEPLEETVLSPSKKRKKQTGTEGMEPVEGMIVEPQLQMKMEPQEEAIPLPSSKKKKKEKGYKVMREPGTEVIEPEMKPLELPGEMIEPELPHEVEPQAEAVLASPRKRRKKEKRQNAMMEPGTEVVEPQEELMEPEPQAALASTKKKKKERGHKATEPGTEMTNPQGEMMEPELPHEGQSEAGADPASTKKKKKRGRESWVPETASQEEMPEPLLNPESGEVAPTGQERERKRKKKPQQDPV; translated from the exons ATGGCGGGGACCACGTCCGGCG GTGCTGCTCGGTTTTCTTGTCCCCCCAACTTTACTGCGACACCCCCAGCCTCAGAGCACACTCATTTCTCTTTGGAGGCGTTGACCGGCCCAGATACAGAACTGTGGCTTATCCAGGCCCCTGTAGACTTCGCCCCAGACTG CCTCAATGGGCGACTCGTGCCTCTCTCTGGCTCCCGTATCTTGAAGGGCAAGTTGGCAGGCAAGCGGCACCGCTACCGGGTCCTCAGCAGCAGTGGCCCTCAGGCTGGAGGAGGAGCAACCCTGCTGGCCCCGTCAGCAGAGGCGGGAGGGGGACTCACCTCTGCCCCGGCGCTACAGGGCAGCCTGAGGATTTTTGAGGGTCCCCAGGAATCCCTAACAGGGACCCTGCTGCAGCCCATTCCAGCAAATCCCCCACCACAGATCCCCCCTGGCCTGAAGCCTCGGTTCTGTGCCTTTGGAGGCAGCCCACCAGTCACAGGGCCTGGGTCAGTCTTGGCGTTGAAGTCACTGGCTtctgggaagaggaaaaagaagaggcaTGTGccagaggcctcagttcctcaggAGGCAGTGAATGAGCCTAGGGCCCTGGAGGTGGACACAGCGTTGGGGTCCTCAGAGGTGGAcgttgggaagaagaaaaaaaagcagcagctgaAAGACCTGGAGGTGACAGAGCCACTGGCAACAGAGCCTGCCGCTGAGATGTTGGAGCCTCTGGGAGCACTGTCCCCAGCCaccaccaagaagaggaaaaagaagcccAAAGAGGTAGAAATGGTCAAGCCAGAAATGGGGGTGCTGGAGTCAGAAGAAAAGACAGTGGAGCTGGAACTCATGGTTAAAAGTGAGCCTCTGGAAGAGACAGTCCTATCCCCCagcaagaagaggaagaagcagaCGGGGACAGAAGGGATGGAGCCGGTGGAGGGGATGATAGTTGAGCCTCAGCTGCAGATGAAGATGGAGCCACAGGAGGAAGCCATCCCACTGCCGTCCtcgaagaagaagaaaaaagaaaaggggtacAAAGTGATGAGGGAGCCAGGGACTGAGGTTATAGAGCCAGAGATGAAACCTCTGGAGCTCCCAGGGGAGATGATAGAGCCTGAGCTGCCACATGAAGTGGAGCCACAGGCTGAGGCAGTTCTGGCATCccccagaaagagaaggaagaaagaaaaacgaCAGAATGCAATGATGGAGCCAGGGACGGAGGTGGTGGAGCCACAGGAAGAGTTGATGGAGCCCGAGCCTCAGGCAGCTCTAGCATccaccaagaaaaagaagaaagaaagagggcacAAAGCGACAGAGCCAGGGACTGAGATGACTAACCCACAAGGTGAGATGATGGAGCCTGAGCTGCCACATGAGGGGCAGTCTGAGGCCGGGGCCGATCCGGCATCtaccaagaagaagaaaaagcggGGCCGGGAAAGCTGGGTGCCAGAGACAGCATCCCAGGAGGAGATGCCAGAGCCGCTGCTGAATCCCGAGTCTGGGGAGGTGGCTCCCACgggacaggagagggagaggaagaggaagaagaagccgCAGCAGGATCCCGTGTAA